One Manihot esculenta cultivar AM560-2 chromosome 6, M.esculenta_v8, whole genome shotgun sequence DNA segment encodes these proteins:
- the LOC110617456 gene encoding protein YLS7, with the protein MNLDSPKGVPGLVALPRSLSSMAASVGGLAIFLVLGSLLLVSYPIGSTVRGYFYGVDNSNKLALPVFPGNESLHSTLDVINSESSSGLGLGVPISSTGVNSSGINGIDKNSRTLESDLQIPNANANARQEEGVREKGSSVASGAEGNVVSNNSGTVDKRSDQTSPGISSSDSKSEAKPALSDVSSNATPISSDDSGCDLYHGTWFFDSQGPSYTNNTCPVLTQMQNCQGNGRPDKDYENWRWKPSECQLPRFDAKKFLELMRGKTLAFIGDSVARNQMESMLCLLWQVEVPKNRGNKRMQRYFFKSTSTMIVRIWSSWLVHKTSEPFDFAPEGIVKLHLDAPDEDFMEFIPSYDVIVLSSGHWFAKQSVYILNNEIVGGQLWWPDKSRSMKINNIEAFGISTETILTSIVTHPNYNGLTILRSFSPDHYEGGAWNTGGSCTGKVKPLALGELVENGFTDVMHKKQVTAFDRAIKKATNKSKLRLMDITEPFSYRHDGHPGPYRSLDPNKITKRGPDGRPPPQDCLHWCMPGPVDTWNEFVLEIIRREFEGNRSTSL; encoded by the exons ATGAATCTGGATTCACCAAAGGGTGTTCCGGGATTGGTCGCATTACCGCGATCACTTTCTTCTATGGCAGCCTCAGTTGGAGGCCTTGCCATTTTCTTGGTTCTTGGTTCTTTGCTTCTGGTTTCTTACCCCATTGGCTCCACTGTCCGTGGGTATTTTTATGGTGTTGATAACTCAAATAAATTGGCGTTGCCCGTCTTTCCTGGGAATGAAAGCCTCCACAGTACTTTAGATGTGATCAATAGTGAGTCCTCTTCTGGACTTGGTTTAGGAGTACCCATTAGTTCTACTGGTGTTAATTCTAGTGGTATTAATGGCATAGATAAGAATAGTAGGACGTTGGAATCTGATCTACAAATTCCCAATGCCAATGCCAATGCCAGACAAGAAGAGGGGGTCAGGGAGAAGGGCAGTTCAGTTGCTTCTGGTGCTGAAGGAAATGTTGTGTCTAATAATTCTGGTACTGTAGATAAAAGATCAGATCAAACTAGCCCCGGTATTTCTTCTTCAGATTCCAAATCAGAGGCTAAGCCAGCTTTATCGGATGTGTCCAGCAATGCAACCCCGATCAGTTCAGATGATTCTG GTTGTGATCTGTACCATGGAACTTGGTTCTTTGATTCTCAGGGACCATCCTATACAAACAACACATGCCCTGTCCTTACGCAGATGCAGAACTGCCAGGGGAATGGAAGACCTGACAAGGATTATGAGAATTGGCGTTGGAAACCCTCTGAGTGTCAACTTCCACGATTTGATGCCAAGAAGTTTTTGGAATTGATGAGAGGGAAGACCCTAGCTTTCATTGGCGATTCTGTTGCCCGAAACCAGATGGAATCAATGTTGTGCCTTCTCTGGCAG GTAGAAGTTCCCAAAAACCGTGGGAACAAACGAATGCAGCGATATTTCTTCAAGTCAACATCTACTATGATAGTACGAATATGGTCGTCTTGGCTTGTGCATAAAACATCAGAACCTTTTGACTTTGCTCCAGAAGGCATTGTCAAGCTCCACCTTGATGCTCCAGATGAGGATTTCATGGAGTTCATCCCAAGTTATGATGTGATAGTTCTTTCTTCTGGCCATTGGTTTGCCAAGCAATCTGTCTATATCTTGAACAATGAAATTGTGGGAGGACAGCTGTGGTGGCCAGACAAGTCTCGTTCAATGAAGATCAACAATATTGAAGCATTTGGAATATCTACAGAGACAATTCTTACATCCATTGTTACCCATCCAAATTACAATGGGCTGACCATTTTGCGTTCTTTTTCACCTGATCATTACGAAGGTGGAGCCTGGAATACTGGGGGGTCATGCACTGGAAAGGTGAAACCTCTTGCTCTCGGAGAGTTGGTGGAAAATGGCTTTACAGATGTAATGCACAAAAAACAGGTAACAGCTTTTGATCGCGCAATTAAGAAGGCAACAAATAAGTCAAAGTTGAGGTTGATGGATATCACTGAACCTTTCAGTTATCGCCATGATGGGCATCCTGGTCCATACCGGAGTCTTGATCCAAATAAAATCACAAAACGTGGACCAGATGGAAGGCCCCCACCACAGGATTGCTTACACTGGTGCATGCCAGGCCCTGTTGATACATGGAATGAATTTGTCCTTGAAATTATAAGAAGGGAATTTGAGGGCAATCGAAGCACTTCCCTGTGA
- the LOC110618094 gene encoding ATP-dependent Clp protease ATP-binding subunit CLPT1, chloroplastic produces the protein MASQTFSFLPISLPPSQICNEKPQHSSLILPLSSFYGNKIVISKSNLSNFVLKSHGSTVATVLSSLPTKKHPSEKIPKWSARAIRSFGLGRLEARKLKYPNTGTEALLMGILIEGTSPAAKFLRANGITFLKVREETVNLLGKSDLYYFSPEHPPLTDQAQRALDWAVDEKLKSGDGGEITTAHILLGIWSEIESAGHRILATLGFNDEKAKELAKSMNEDVVLSSK, from the exons ATGGCAAGTCAGACTTTCTCATTTCTCCCAATTTCACTTCCCCCCTCCCAGATTTGCAACGAAAAACCACAGCACTCTTCGTTGATACTTCCATTGAGTTCCTTTTACGgtaacaaaattgttattagtAAATCCAATTTGAGCAATTTCGTTCTCAAGAGTCATGGCTCGACGGTTGCCACAGTGTTGTCAAGTCTCCCGACTAA GAAACACCCTTCAGAGAAGATCCCAAA ATGGTCGGCGAGGGCGATAAGGTCGTTTGGTTTGGGGAGATTGGAGGCCAGGAAGCTCAAGTATCCAAATACTGGAACTGAAGCGCTTCTAATGGGGATTCTGATTGAGG GAACAAGTCCAGCTGCAAAGTTTCTAAGGGCTAATGGGATCACTTTTCTCAAGGTCCGTGAAGAAACTGTAAACTTGCTTGGGAAATCTGACTTGTATTATTTCAGCCCTGAGCATCCCCCATTGACTGACCAGGCTCAGAGAGCCCTTGATTGGGCTGTTGATGAGAAACTAAAGTCGG GTGATGGTGGAGAAATAACCACTGCTCATATTCTTCTTGGGATTTGGTCAGAAATAGAATCTGCAGGTCACAGGATTTTGGCAACCCTAGGTTTTAATGATGAAAAAGCCAAAGAGCTTGCTAAATCT ATGAATGAAGATGTTGTCTTGAGCTCAAAGTGA